One stretch of Streptomyces sp. 135 DNA includes these proteins:
- a CDS encoding type I polyketide synthase, whose product MDDAKKLRHFLTRVTAELKETQSRLKAVESAGSEPVAIVGMSCRFPGGVTSPEDLWRLLAEGGDAITGLPADRGWDPASLIDVSGERPGSSYVAEGGFLHDAGEFDADFFGISPREALAMDPQQRLLLETSWELFEHSGIAPDALEGSRTGVFIGSSFRDYGSRLPAIPEEVEGHAMTGTAGSVASGRIAYTFGLTGPAVTVDTACSSSLVALHLAVQALRQGECTMALAGGVAVMSTPDLFTEFSRQQGLARDGRCKAFAATADGMSAAEGVGLLLVERLSDARRNGHQVLAVVRGSAVNQDGASSGLTAPNGPAQQRVIRQALASAGMQTADVDVVEAHGTGTALGDPIEAQALLATYGQNREVPLQLGSLKSNIGHTQAAAGVASVIKMVEAMRHGVVPKTLHVDEPTPHVDWASGAVELVTEERPWPETGRVRRAGVSSFGVSGTNAHVILEQAPEVEVEAEAGVGVGVGVGVGSGLVGLVAGGGVVPWVLSGRSVAGLRGQAERLREFVAASEASVADVGWSLASSRAGLEHRAVVLGSGREELLAGLEAVAAGEPAEGVVSGVRAGEGDGVVFVFPGQGSQWAGMATELVDGSSVFAERFGECADALAPHIDWVPVDVLRGEPGAPSLDRVDVVQPMLWAVMVSLAEVWRAHGVRPAAVIGHSQGELAAAVVAGVLSVEDGARIVALRSQLIGRELAGQGGMVSVPLAEAAAVGLIEPWSGRISVATVNGPQSTVVAGEAAALDELMAACERDEVRARRIPVDYGSHTPQVEQLKDALLELAAPVTARSGDVPMYSTVTGELLGEGVADAEYWFRNLRQPVRFHDTVRGLIASGHTTFVEVSPHPVLTSPVEETGEAVGVDVFAGGTLRREQGGTRRFLTSLAQVWAHGVEPDWRAVFAGTGARRVELPTYAFQRRHYWLDGAAGTAEVSGAGLSALGHPLLAAGIALADGEGHLSTGRISLHTHPWLADHTVLGRALVPGAAVLELMLRAGESVGCELLDELVLHAPLVVPSGDAAVDIQVAVDAPDEQGRRAVRLHSRAVRPGEEDDGAEWICHADGLLTAAPAATDALTATSALPGPAVLADEQAAADTAWPPAGAEAVDIDGLYERLAATGYGYGPTFQGIRAVWRRGDELFAEVALPEGAERDAGRFGVHPALVDAALQTRLVTLLDGDGERMMPFSFAGARLHATGATTARVRLTPTGADSLAVRLTDGTGLPVLTIDTLTSRPLTADALAGQSVDSLYEVNWAPLAGGSGGVTDAPGAIVVLGDALPELGLPRHADLAALAESVRGGGAVPAAVLLPCPQPSAADTPTAVRELLASVLATAQEWLGLAELEEARLAVVTRAGAATAPGERPEPGQAAVQGLIRTAYSEHPDRFLLVDLDDTPADAAALTAAVAGAVAAGESVVALRGHTASVPRLGRVSSADAGTLALPDADVWGVDLDTGGTLDGLRLAPAPRAAEPLEAGRVRVAVRATGVNFRDVLVALGVVPHTEALFDSEGAGVVTEVGPGVSGFAVGDRVMGLLSGSYAGPSAVADSRMLVPMPDGWSFAQAASVPAAFLTAYYALYDLAGLREGESLLVHAAAGGVGMAAVQLAGHLGAEVYATASEAKWPTVRATGVDAERLASSRGLDFADRFLRRSEGRGVDVVLNSLAREYVDASLRLLPRGGRFVEMGKTDIRDADEVAAAHPGVRYRAFDLGEAGADRLGEMLTHLAELFGRGELTPLPVTAWDTRQVPQAFRHMSQARHTGKVVLTTPRTTLDGTVLVTGGTGLIGSAVARHLVTAHGVRDLVLTSRRGREAPGARELAAELTGLGATVRVEACDAADRAALGTLLDGLDGLCGVVHAAGALDDGVVSALTPERLDTVLRPKLDAARNLHELTLGRDLALFVLFSSAAGALGSAGQGGYAAANSFLDALAEQRRAQGLPAHSLAWGLWADRSAMTGALGTADLDRMRRAGIRPLATEEGLALFDAAVRLPYPYTVPVRLDIAALREQRPPAPLLRALVRTTAKRAAATPAGGDGLRGRLAALAPPSATAS is encoded by the coding sequence ATGGATGACGCCAAGAAGCTCCGCCACTTCCTGACCCGGGTCACAGCCGAGCTGAAGGAGACCCAGTCACGGCTGAAGGCCGTGGAGTCGGCCGGCAGCGAGCCGGTGGCGATCGTCGGGATGAGCTGCCGCTTCCCCGGCGGCGTCACCTCGCCCGAGGACCTGTGGCGGCTGCTGGCCGAGGGCGGCGACGCCATCACGGGCCTGCCCGCCGACCGCGGCTGGGACCCGGCATCGCTGATCGACGTGAGCGGCGAGCGCCCCGGTTCCTCGTACGTCGCCGAGGGCGGATTCCTGCATGACGCCGGGGAGTTCGACGCCGACTTCTTCGGCATATCCCCGCGCGAGGCACTCGCCATGGACCCGCAGCAGCGGCTGCTCCTGGAGACCTCCTGGGAGCTCTTCGAGCACTCCGGCATCGCGCCCGACGCCCTGGAGGGCAGCAGGACCGGCGTCTTCATCGGCTCCAGCTTCCGGGACTACGGCAGCAGACTGCCCGCGATCCCCGAAGAGGTCGAGGGCCACGCCATGACGGGGACCGCGGGCAGCGTGGCCTCCGGGCGCATCGCGTACACCTTCGGCCTGACGGGTCCGGCGGTGACGGTGGACACGGCGTGCTCGTCGTCGCTGGTGGCGCTGCACCTCGCGGTGCAGGCGCTGCGGCAGGGCGAGTGCACGATGGCACTCGCGGGCGGCGTCGCGGTGATGTCGACGCCGGACCTCTTCACGGAGTTCAGCCGCCAGCAGGGCCTGGCTCGGGACGGCCGCTGCAAGGCGTTCGCCGCCACCGCCGACGGCATGAGCGCGGCGGAGGGCGTGGGCCTGCTGCTCGTCGAGCGGCTCTCGGACGCGCGCCGCAACGGCCACCAGGTGCTCGCCGTGGTCCGCGGCTCGGCCGTCAACCAGGACGGCGCCTCCAGCGGTCTGACCGCGCCCAACGGCCCCGCGCAGCAGCGCGTGATCCGGCAGGCCCTCGCGAGCGCCGGGATGCAGACTGCCGACGTCGACGTGGTCGAGGCGCACGGCACCGGCACGGCCCTGGGCGACCCCATCGAGGCGCAGGCGCTCCTCGCCACGTACGGCCAGAACCGCGAAGTACCGCTCCAGCTCGGTTCGTTGAAGTCCAACATCGGCCACACACAGGCCGCCGCCGGCGTGGCGAGTGTCATCAAGATGGTCGAGGCGATGCGGCACGGCGTGGTGCCGAAGACGCTGCACGTGGATGAGCCGACGCCGCATGTGGACTGGGCCTCGGGCGCGGTGGAGCTGGTGACCGAGGAGCGTCCGTGGCCCGAGACGGGCCGGGTGCGCCGCGCGGGTGTGTCGTCGTTCGGTGTGAGCGGCACGAACGCGCACGTCATCCTGGAGCAGGCCCCCGAAGTCGAAGTCGAAGCCGAGGCCGGGGTCGGGGTCGGGGTCGGGGTCGGGGTCGGGTCGGGCCTGGTTGGGCTGGTGGCCGGTGGTGGTGTGGTGCCGTGGGTGCTTTCGGGGCGGTCGGTTGCGGGGTTGCGGGGGCAGGCGGAGCGGCTGCGGGAGTTTGTTGCGGCGTCTGAGGCTTCGGTTGCTGATGTGGGGTGGTCGTTGGCGTCGTCGCGGGCGGGGCTTGAGCATCGGGCGGTGGTGCTGGGTTCGGGTCGTGAGGAGTTGTTGGCGGGGTTGGAGGCCGTGGCGGCGGGTGAGCCTGCCGAGGGTGTGGTCTCTGGGGTGCGGGCTGGTGAGGGCGACGGGGTGGTGTTCGTCTTCCCTGGTCAGGGTTCGCAGTGGGCCGGTATGGCGACCGAACTCGTGGACGGGTCGAGCGTGTTCGCGGAGCGGTTCGGTGAGTGTGCGGACGCGTTGGCGCCGCATATCGACTGGGTGCCCGTGGATGTTCTGCGGGGGGAGCCGGGCGCGCCGTCGCTGGATCGTGTGGACGTCGTCCAGCCGATGCTGTGGGCGGTGATGGTCTCCCTGGCGGAGGTGTGGCGTGCGCATGGTGTGCGGCCTGCCGCTGTCATCGGCCACTCGCAGGGGGAGTTGGCGGCTGCGGTGGTGGCGGGTGTGCTGTCGGTCGAGGATGGTGCGCGGATCGTCGCGTTGCGCAGTCAGCTGATCGGGCGGGAGCTGGCCGGTCAGGGCGGGATGGTGTCGGTGCCGCTGGCGGAGGCCGCGGCGGTCGGGCTCATCGAGCCCTGGAGCGGTCGCATCAGCGTGGCCACGGTCAACGGCCCTCAGTCGACCGTCGTCGCGGGTGAGGCAGCCGCGTTGGACGAGCTGATGGCCGCGTGTGAGCGTGATGAGGTACGCGCCCGCCGCATCCCCGTGGACTACGGGTCGCATACGCCGCAGGTGGAGCAGTTGAAGGACGCGTTGCTGGAGCTGGCCGCTCCTGTGACGGCACGTTCGGGTGACGTACCCATGTACTCGACCGTGACGGGTGAGCTGCTCGGCGAGGGTGTGGCGGATGCGGAGTACTGGTTCCGTAATCTGCGGCAGCCGGTGCGGTTCCATGACACGGTGCGGGGGCTGATCGCTTCGGGGCACACCACCTTTGTCGAGGTGAGTCCGCATCCGGTGTTGACCTCTCCGGTCGAGGAGACCGGTGAGGCGGTGGGTGTGGATGTGTTCGCGGGGGGCACCCTGCGGCGTGAGCAGGGCGGGACCCGGCGCTTCCTGACCTCTCTTGCGCAGGTGTGGGCGCATGGTGTGGAGCCGGACTGGCGGGCCGTGTTCGCCGGTACGGGTGCGCGGCGTGTCGAGTTGCCCACGTATGCCTTCCAGCGCCGCCACTACTGGCTGGACGGCGCCGCCGGAACCGCCGAGGTGTCCGGGGCGGGTCTCTCCGCGCTCGGCCACCCGCTCCTCGCCGCGGGCATCGCGCTCGCGGACGGCGAGGGGCACCTCTCCACCGGCCGCATATCCCTGCACACCCACCCCTGGCTCGCCGACCACACGGTGCTGGGCCGGGCCCTCGTGCCCGGCGCCGCCGTGCTCGAACTGATGCTGCGGGCGGGCGAGAGCGTCGGCTGCGAACTCCTCGACGAACTCGTCCTGCACGCCCCGCTGGTCGTGCCGAGCGGTGACGCGGCGGTCGACATCCAGGTCGCCGTCGACGCCCCCGACGAGCAGGGCAGGCGCGCGGTGCGGCTGCACTCCCGCGCCGTGCGTCCGGGAGAGGAGGACGACGGCGCCGAGTGGATCTGCCACGCCGACGGACTGCTGACCGCCGCACCCGCCGCGACCGACGCACTCACCGCGACCTCCGCACTCCCCGGGCCCGCCGTACTCGCCGACGAGCAGGCCGCGGCCGACACCGCCTGGCCCCCGGCCGGCGCCGAGGCCGTCGACATCGACGGGCTCTACGAACGCCTGGCGGCCACCGGTTACGGCTACGGCCCCACCTTCCAGGGCATACGCGCGGTCTGGCGGCGCGGCGACGAGCTGTTCGCCGAGGTCGCGCTGCCGGAGGGCGCCGAGCGGGACGCCGGGCGCTTCGGGGTGCACCCCGCGCTGGTCGACGCCGCGCTGCAGACGCGCCTGGTGACGCTGCTGGATGGCGACGGTGAGCGGATGATGCCGTTCTCCTTCGCCGGGGCCCGCCTCCACGCGACCGGCGCCACCACGGCACGGGTCCGGCTGACGCCGACGGGCGCCGACTCGCTCGCGGTGCGGCTGACCGACGGCACCGGCCTTCCCGTGCTCACCATCGACACGCTCACCTCGCGGCCGCTCACCGCCGACGCCCTCGCCGGCCAGAGCGTCGATTCGCTGTACGAGGTCAACTGGGCGCCTCTGGCGGGGGGTTCGGGTGGTGTAACCGACGCCCCCGGGGCGATCGTGGTCCTTGGTGACGCTCTGCCGGAACTCGGGCTGCCGCGCCATGCCGACCTCGCCGCGCTCGCCGAGAGCGTCCGGGGCGGCGGCGCCGTGCCCGCGGCCGTGCTCCTGCCCTGCCCGCAGCCGTCGGCCGCGGACACCCCCACCGCCGTACGCGAGCTGCTGGCCTCCGTGCTCGCCACCGCGCAGGAGTGGCTCGGCCTGGCCGAGCTGGAGGAGGCGCGCCTCGCCGTGGTGACCCGCGCCGGCGCCGCCACGGCGCCGGGCGAGCGGCCCGAACCCGGGCAGGCCGCGGTGCAGGGCCTGATCCGCACCGCGTACTCCGAACACCCCGACCGCTTCCTGCTGGTCGACCTGGACGACACCCCGGCAGACGCCGCCGCCCTGACCGCCGCGGTCGCCGGGGCGGTGGCCGCGGGCGAGTCCGTGGTCGCCCTGCGCGGCCACACCGCGTCCGTGCCCCGGCTCGGCCGGGTCTCCTCCGCCGACGCCGGCACCCTGGCCCTGCCCGACGCGGACGTCTGGGGCGTGGACCTGGACACGGGGGGCACCCTGGACGGGCTGCGCCTGGCTCCCGCCCCGCGCGCCGCCGAGCCCCTCGAAGCGGGCCGGGTGCGCGTCGCCGTACGCGCCACCGGCGTCAACTTCCGTGACGTCCTCGTGGCGTTGGGCGTCGTACCCCACACCGAGGCACTGTTCGACAGCGAGGGCGCGGGCGTCGTCACCGAAGTGGGCCCCGGCGTCAGCGGATTCGCGGTCGGCGACCGCGTCATGGGACTGCTGTCCGGTTCGTACGCCGGTCCCTCGGCGGTGGCCGACAGCCGCATGCTCGTCCCGATGCCCGACGGCTGGTCCTTCGCGCAGGCGGCATCCGTGCCCGCGGCGTTCCTGACCGCCTACTACGCGCTGTACGACCTCGCCGGGCTCCGCGAGGGCGAGTCCCTGCTCGTCCACGCGGCCGCGGGCGGCGTCGGCATGGCCGCCGTCCAGCTGGCCGGGCACCTGGGTGCCGAGGTGTACGCGACGGCGAGCGAGGCCAAGTGGCCCACCGTGCGCGCCACCGGTGTCGACGCCGAGCGGCTCGCCTCCTCACGCGGCCTGGACTTCGCCGACCGGTTCCTCCGGCGGAGCGAGGGGCGAGGCGTCGACGTCGTCCTCAACAGCCTGGCCCGCGAGTACGTGGACGCCTCGCTGCGACTGCTGCCGCGCGGCGGCCGGTTCGTCGAGATGGGCAAGACCGACATCCGTGACGCCGACGAAGTGGCCGCCGCCCACCCGGGTGTGCGCTACCGGGCCTTCGACCTCGGCGAGGCGGGCGCCGACCGGCTCGGCGAGATGCTCACGCACCTGGCCGAACTCTTCGGCCGCGGCGAGCTGACGCCGCTGCCCGTCACCGCCTGGGACACCCGACAGGTCCCCCAGGCCTTCCGGCACATGAGCCAGGCCCGCCACACCGGCAAGGTCGTCCTGACCACCCCGCGCACCACCCTCGACGGCACCGTCCTCGTCACCGGCGGCACCGGCCTCATCGGCTCCGCCGTGGCCCGCCACCTGGTCACCGCGCACGGCGTACGGGACCTCGTGCTCACCAGCCGCCGCGGGCGGGAAGCGCCCGGCGCCCGGGAGCTCGCCGCCGAACTGACCGGGCTCGGCGCCACCGTGCGCGTCGAGGCCTGCGACGCCGCCGACCGCGCGGCCCTCGGCACGCTCCTGGACGGACTCGACGGGCTGTGCGGCGTGGTGCACGCCGCCGGAGCCCTGGACGACGGCGTCGTGTCCGCCCTCACCCCCGAGCGCCTCGACACCGTGCTCCGTCCCAAGCTGGACGCCGCCCGGAACCTCCACGAGCTCACCCTCGGCCGCGACCTCGCGCTGTTCGTGCTCTTCTCCTCGGCCGCCGGCGCCCTCGGCTCCGCCGGGCAGGGCGGCTACGCGGCGGCGAACTCCTTCCTCGACGCCCTCGCGGAACAGCGGCGCGCCCAGGGCCTGCCGGCACACTCCCTCGCCTGGGGACTGTGGGCCGACCGCAGCGCCATGACCGGCGCGCTCGGCACCGCCGACCTCGACCGCATGCGGCGCGCCGGCATCCGGCCGCTGGCCACCGAGGAGGGACTCGCCCTCTTCGATGCCGCCGTGCGCCTCCCGTACCCGTACACCGTTCCGGTCCGCCTCGACATCGCCGCGCTGCGCGAACAGCGGCCCCCCGCCCCGCTGCTGCGCGCCCTCGTGCGCACCACGGCCAAGCGCGCCGCCGCCACCCCCGCGGGCGGCGACGGGCTGCGCGGGCGCCTCGCCGCGCTGGCCCCGCCGAGCGCGACCGCGAGCTGA
- a CDS encoding type I polyketide synthase, giving the protein MAIVATSCRFPGDVRSPEDLWRMLLDGRDAISGLPDNRGWDLDALYDPDSSRPGTSYVDQGGFLHDAGQFDAGFFGISPREAVAMDPQQRLLLETSWEAMERAGLDPATLRGSRTGVFVGAVPHGYGTDATNTEESGGYLFTGAAGSVASGRIAYTFGLTGPAVTVDTACSSSLVALHLAVQALRQGECTMALAAGVTVMSTPGVFTEFSQNRGLAPDGRCKPFAAAADGTSWGEGVGVLLLEPLSRARRNGHQVLGVIRGTAVNQDGASNGLTAPNGPSQQRVIRTALANAGLTAADVDVVDAHGTGTTLGDPIEAQALLATYGQNRPEGRPLLLGSLKSNIGHTSAVAGVASVIKMVEAMRHGAVPKTLHVDEPTPHVDWASGAVELVTEERPWPETGRVRRAGVSSFGVSGTNAHVIVEQAPAEEAPEAEAEVGYGPAGLVFGGGAVPWVLSGRSAAGLRGQAERLAEFVASSEASVTDLGWSLASSRAGLEHRAVVLGSDREELLAALKSLEEDEPASGVVTGVASEGNASDVVFVFPGQGSQWAGMATELLGSSSVFAERFGECADALAPHIDWVPVDVLRGEPGAPSLDRVDVVQPMLWAVMVSLAEVWRAHGVRPAAVIGHSQGELAAAVVAGVLSVEDGARIVALRSQLIRRELAGQGGMVSVPLAEAAAVGLIEPWSGRISVATVNGPQSTVVAGEAAALDELMAACERDEVRARRIPVDYGSHTPQVEQLKDALLELAAPVTPRSGDVPMYSTVTGELLADGMADAEYWYRNLREPVRFLDTVHALIAAGHTTFVEASPHPVLTYAISDAGEAVARDVTAVGTLRRDEGGPQRLLTSLAELWVRGVVPDWQAVFAGSGARRVELPTYAFQTKHYWFDTAPARPAAGADPHADFWEVVEREDLEELAKTLRLDAARSELTAVLPALNAWHQRHAEAAALESWRYRAHWKSLPGGAKAALSGTWLVAVTPGQLDGTLYETVAGALRDQGAEVEPLVAAASGDEAGPWAEGLAAHPGASGVLSLLAQDETLLADATVLPTGYALNLALLKELEAADADIPLWCATQGAVSTGERDPLSSPAQALTWGLGRVAAQELPARWGGLVDLPTELDERAVARLGAVLAGDADEDQVAVRATGVYGRRLVRASGEDWTPAAAPAAPARSPASRANTCALGTTAA; this is encoded by the coding sequence ATCGCCATCGTCGCCACCAGCTGCCGCTTCCCCGGCGACGTCCGCTCCCCGGAAGACCTGTGGCGGATGCTGCTCGACGGGCGGGACGCCATATCCGGGCTCCCCGACAACCGCGGCTGGGACCTCGACGCGCTGTACGACCCGGACTCCTCGCGGCCCGGCACCAGCTATGTCGACCAGGGCGGATTCCTGCACGACGCCGGGCAGTTCGACGCCGGGTTCTTCGGGATCTCGCCGCGTGAGGCCGTCGCCATGGACCCGCAGCAGCGGCTCCTCCTGGAGACCTCCTGGGAGGCCATGGAACGCGCGGGCCTCGACCCGGCGACGCTGCGCGGCAGCAGGACCGGCGTGTTCGTCGGCGCCGTCCCGCACGGCTACGGCACCGATGCCACCAACACCGAGGAGTCCGGCGGCTATCTGTTCACCGGAGCCGCGGGCAGCGTGGCCTCCGGACGCATCGCGTACACCTTCGGTCTGACGGGTCCGGCGGTGACGGTGGACACGGCGTGCTCGTCGTCGCTGGTGGCGCTGCACCTCGCGGTGCAGGCGCTGCGGCAGGGCGAGTGCACGATGGCGCTGGCCGCCGGAGTCACCGTGATGTCGACGCCGGGTGTCTTCACCGAGTTCAGCCAGAACCGAGGGCTCGCCCCCGACGGCCGTTGCAAGCCCTTCGCCGCCGCGGCGGACGGCACCTCCTGGGGCGAGGGCGTCGGTGTCCTCCTCCTGGAGCCGCTCTCCCGGGCCCGGCGCAACGGCCACCAGGTCCTCGGCGTGATCCGCGGCACCGCGGTCAACCAGGACGGCGCGTCCAACGGCCTGACCGCGCCCAACGGCCCGTCCCAGCAGCGGGTCATCCGCACGGCGCTCGCCAACGCGGGGCTCACCGCGGCGGACGTCGACGTGGTCGACGCGCACGGCACCGGCACCACGCTGGGCGACCCGATAGAAGCGCAGGCGCTCCTCGCGACGTACGGTCAGAACCGTCCCGAGGGCCGTCCGCTGCTGCTCGGCTCGCTGAAGTCCAACATCGGCCACACCTCCGCCGTCGCGGGCGTGGCGAGTGTCATCAAGATGGTCGAGGCGATGCGCCACGGCGCGGTGCCCAAGACGCTGCACGTGGATGAGCCGACGCCGCATGTGGACTGGGCCTCGGGCGCGGTGGAGCTGGTGACCGAGGAGCGTCCGTGGCCCGAAACGGGCCGGGTGCGCCGCGCGGGTGTGTCGTCGTTCGGTGTGAGCGGGACGAACGCACACGTCATCGTCGAGCAGGCCCCTGCGGAGGAGGCGCCCGAAGCCGAAGCCGAGGTCGGGTACGGTCCGGCTGGGCTGGTCTTCGGTGGCGGCGCTGTCCCATGGGTGCTTTCGGGGCGGTCGGCCGCCGGACTGCGTGGGCAGGCGGAGCGGCTGGCGGAGTTCGTGGCGTCGTCCGAGGCCTCGGTCACCGATCTGGGGTGGTCGTTGGCGTCCTCGCGTGCGGGGCTCGAGCACCGGGCTGTGGTGCTGGGTTCGGACCGTGAGGAGTTGCTGGCGGCGCTGAAGTCCTTGGAGGAGGACGAGCCGGCGTCCGGCGTGGTCACGGGCGTGGCGTCGGAGGGCAACGCTTCAGACGTGGTGTTCGTCTTCCCTGGTCAGGGTTCGCAGTGGGCCGGTATGGCGACCGAACTCCTGGGCAGCTCAAGCGTGTTCGCGGAGCGGTTCGGTGAGTGTGCGGACGCGTTGGCGCCGCATATCGACTGGGTGCCCGTGGATGTTCTGCGGGGGGAGCCGGGCGCGCCGTCGCTGGATCGTGTGGACGTCGTCCAGCCGATGCTGTGGGCGGTGATGGTCTCCCTGGCGGAGGTGTGGCGTGCGCATGGTGTGCGGCCTGCCGCTGTCATCGGCCACTCGCAGGGGGAGTTGGCGGCTGCTGTGGTGGCGGGCGTCTTGTCGGTCGAGGATGGTGCGCGGATCGTCGCGTTGCGGAGTCAGCTGATCCGGCGGGAGTTGGCCGGTCAGGGCGGGATGGTGTCGGTGCCGCTGGCGGAGGCCGCGGCGGTCGGGCTCATCGAGCCCTGGAGTGGTCGCATCAGCGTGGCCACGGTCAACGGCCCTCAGTCCACTGTCGTCGCGGGTGAGGCTGCGGCGTTGGATGAGCTGATGGCCGCGTGTGAGCGCGATGAGGTACGCGCCCGCCGCATCCCCGTGGACTACGGGTCCCACACGCCGCAGGTCGAGCAGTTGAAGGACGCGTTGCTGGAGCTGGCCGCTCCCGTGACGCCGCGTTCCGGTGACGTACCCATGTACTCCACCGTGACCGGCGAACTGCTCGCGGACGGCATGGCCGACGCCGAGTACTGGTACCGCAACCTCCGCGAGCCCGTCCGCTTCCTCGACACCGTGCACGCGCTGATCGCCGCGGGCCACACCACCTTCGTCGAGGCCAGCCCGCACCCCGTCCTCACGTACGCGATCTCGGACGCGGGCGAGGCCGTGGCGCGCGACGTCACCGCGGTCGGCACCCTGCGCCGCGACGAAGGCGGCCCGCAGCGGCTGCTGACCTCGCTGGCCGAGCTGTGGGTACGAGGTGTCGTACCGGACTGGCAGGCCGTGTTCGCCGGCAGCGGTGCCCGGCGCGTCGAGCTGCCCACGTACGCCTTCCAGACCAAGCACTACTGGTTCGACACGGCACCGGCCCGCCCCGCCGCGGGCGCGGACCCGCACGCCGACTTCTGGGAGGTCGTCGAGCGCGAGGACCTGGAGGAGCTCGCCAAGACCCTGCGGCTCGACGCGGCGCGGTCGGAGCTCACCGCCGTGCTGCCCGCGCTCAACGCCTGGCACCAGCGGCACGCCGAGGCGGCCGCTCTGGAGTCGTGGCGGTACCGGGCGCACTGGAAGTCACTGCCCGGCGGCGCCAAGGCTGCCCTGTCCGGCACCTGGCTGGTGGCCGTCACGCCCGGCCAGCTCGACGGAACGCTGTACGAGACGGTCGCCGGCGCCCTGCGCGACCAGGGCGCCGAGGTCGAACCGCTGGTCGCCGCAGCGTCCGGCGACGAGGCGGGCCCGTGGGCCGAAGGGCTCGCCGCGCACCCTGGCGCGTCCGGTGTCCTCTCGCTGCTCGCCCAGGACGAGACGCTCCTCGCGGACGCCACGGTCCTGCCGACCGGGTACGCCCTGAACCTGGCACTGCTGAAGGAGCTGGAGGCCGCGGACGCGGACATCCCGCTGTGGTGCGCCACCCAGGGCGCCGTGTCCACCGGCGAACGCGACCCGCTCAGCAGCCCCGCCCAGGCGCTGACCTGGGGCCTCGGCAGGGTCGCCGCGCAGGAACTGCCCGCCCGCTGGGGCGGCCTGGTGGACCTGCCGACGGAGCTCGACGAGCGTGCCGTCGCACGGCTCGGCGCGGTGCTCGCGGGCGACGCCGACGAGGACCAGGTCGCCGTCCGCGCGACCGGCGTCTACGGACGCCGCCTCGTCCGCGCCTCGGGCGAGGACTGGACCCCCGCAGCGGCACCGGCGGCACCGGCCAGGTCGCCTGCCTCGCGCGCGAACACCTGCGCTCTCGGGACCACGGCCGCCTGA
- a CDS encoding beta-ketoacyl reductase — MPGDSPLTTVVHTAAVLDDGALTTLTPEQLDRVLRVKAGAAWHLHELTRDLDLTAFVLFSSLAGTVGMAGQGNYAPGNAYLDALAQYRRAQGLAATSVAWGSWAKGGMAGLDAVGETSARHGVPLLPPERATVALEAALAHGDTSLVIADIDWERFAHAYTATRPSRLLDELPEARAVLTADEPTEGAVTAGLRERLAGLAPAERDRQLREAVRAQVAAVLGHDSVETVELRRRFLELGLDSVTAVELRNRLSTATGLRLPTTVIFDFPTVTELVRHLGTELFGDEDEAADAGAPGAAELERLEALLTGLPETDPSRTELAERLRQLLRAATGAAPDGEEAVDVEDLESASNDEIFDYIGKEFGIS, encoded by the coding sequence GTGCCCGGCGACAGCCCGCTGACGACCGTCGTGCACACCGCGGCCGTCTTGGACGACGGCGCGCTGACCACCCTGACGCCCGAGCAGCTCGACCGGGTCCTTCGGGTCAAGGCAGGAGCCGCCTGGCACCTGCACGAGCTGACGCGGGACCTGGACCTCACGGCGTTCGTGCTGTTCTCGTCCCTCGCGGGCACCGTCGGCATGGCCGGCCAGGGCAACTACGCGCCGGGCAACGCCTACTTGGACGCGCTCGCCCAGTACCGCCGCGCCCAAGGACTCGCCGCCACCTCCGTGGCCTGGGGCTCCTGGGCCAAGGGCGGCATGGCGGGCCTCGACGCGGTGGGGGAGACCAGCGCACGGCACGGCGTTCCGCTGCTGCCGCCGGAGCGCGCCACCGTCGCGCTGGAAGCGGCCCTGGCGCACGGCGACACCAGCCTCGTCATCGCCGACATCGACTGGGAGAGGTTCGCGCACGCCTACACCGCGACGCGGCCCAGCCGACTGCTCGACGAACTCCCGGAGGCCCGCGCCGTCCTGACGGCGGACGAGCCCACGGAGGGCGCCGTCACCGCCGGGCTGCGCGAACGCCTCGCCGGGCTCGCACCGGCCGAACGCGACCGGCAGCTGCGCGAGGCCGTACGGGCCCAGGTCGCGGCCGTCCTCGGCCACGACTCGGTGGAGACGGTGGAGTTGCGGCGCCGGTTCCTCGAACTCGGCCTGGACTCGGTCACCGCCGTGGAGCTGCGCAACCGGCTCAGCACCGCGACCGGTCTGCGGCTGCCCACCACCGTGATCTTCGACTTCCCGACCGTGACGGAGCTCGTGCGCCACCTCGGCACCGAACTCTTCGGCGACGAAGACGAGGCCGCGGACGCGGGCGCGCCGGGAGCGGCCGAACTCGAACGGCTGGAGGCGCTGTTGACCGGCCTCCCCGAAACCGACCCCTCAAGAACCGAGCTGGCGGAACGGCTTCGGCAGCTGCTGCGCGCCGCCACCGGCGCGGCTCCCGACGGCGAGGAAGCCGTCGACGTGGAGGACCTCGAATCCGCAAGCAACGACGAGATCTTCGACTACATCGGCAAGGAGTTCGGGATCTCCTGA